A stretch of the Pristis pectinata isolate sPriPec2 chromosome 7, sPriPec2.1.pri, whole genome shotgun sequence genome encodes the following:
- the zfand5a gene encoding AN1-type zinc finger protein 5a isoform X2: MAQETNQTQVPMLCTTGCGFYGNPRTNGMCSVCYKEHIQRQQNGGRMSPIGASSTSNNSDFTQVQRTESFKSEGASLNTTIKSRNVSGSALPVTQQMTEMSISREEKETEIEVTEPVVAEASVPGTMSGGEEKPVDVPRPKKNRCFQCRKKVGLTGFDCRCGNLFCGLHRYSDKHNCPYDYKAEAAMKIRKENPIIVAEKIQRI, translated from the exons ATGGCTCAAGAAACTAATCAAACTCAAGTGCCTATGTTGTGCACTACTGGATGTGGCTTTTATGGGAATCCTAGAACAAATGGAATGTGTTCAGTATGCTATAAGGAACACATACAAAGACAACAAAATGGTGGTCGAATGAGTCCTATAG GTGCATCAAGTACTTCCAACAACTCAGACTTTACTCAGGTGCAGAGAACAGAAAGCTTTAAATCAGAAGGTGCCTCCCTCAATACTACTATCAAATCAAG AAATGTGTCTGGTTCAGCCTTGCCTGTGACACAACAGATGACTGAAATGAGTATTTCCcgagaggagaaagaaacagaaattgaGGTAACAGAACCAG TTGTAGCTGAAGCATCTGTACCTGGTACTATGTCAGGTGGAGAGGAAAAGCCTGTAGATGTTCCTCGACCAAAGAAAAACAGATGTTTCCAGTGCAGGAAAAAAGTTGGTCTTACAG GTTTTGACTGTCGATGTGGGAACTTGTTTTGTGGACTTCACCGGTACTCAGATAAACACAATTGTCCTTATGACTACAAAGCAGAAGCAGCAATGAAGATCAGGAAAGAGAATCCTATTATTGTAGCTGAGAAAATTCAGAGGATTTAA
- the zfand5a gene encoding AN1-type zinc finger protein 5a isoform X1: MAQETNQTQVPMLCTTGCGFYGNPRTNGMCSVCYKEHIQRQQNGGRMSPIGASSTSNNSDFTQVQRTESFKSEGASLNTTIKSRNVSGSALPVTQQMTEMSISREEKETEIEVTEPVVAEASVPGTMSGGEEKPVDVPRPKKNRCFQCRKKVGLTAGFDCRCGNLFCGLHRYSDKHNCPYDYKAEAAMKIRKENPIIVAEKIQRI, translated from the exons ATGGCTCAAGAAACTAATCAAACTCAAGTGCCTATGTTGTGCACTACTGGATGTGGCTTTTATGGGAATCCTAGAACAAATGGAATGTGTTCAGTATGCTATAAGGAACACATACAAAGACAACAAAATGGTGGTCGAATGAGTCCTATAG GTGCATCAAGTACTTCCAACAACTCAGACTTTACTCAGGTGCAGAGAACAGAAAGCTTTAAATCAGAAGGTGCCTCCCTCAATACTACTATCAAATCAAG AAATGTGTCTGGTTCAGCCTTGCCTGTGACACAACAGATGACTGAAATGAGTATTTCCcgagaggagaaagaaacagaaattgaGGTAACAGAACCAG TTGTAGCTGAAGCATCTGTACCTGGTACTATGTCAGGTGGAGAGGAAAAGCCTGTAGATGTTCCTCGACCAAAGAAAAACAGATGTTTCCAGTGCAGGAAAAAAGTTGGTCTTACAG CAGGTTTTGACTGTCGATGTGGGAACTTGTTTTGTGGACTTCACCGGTACTCAGATAAACACAATTGTCCTTATGACTACAAAGCAGAAGCAGCAATGAAGATCAGGAAAGAGAATCCTATTATTGTAGCTGAGAAAATTCAGAGGATTTAA